DNA from Desulfatiglans sp.:
TAGCATCCGCCTGGTCGATTACATGCTGCCTGATACCGCCCATAATGAGCATTTTATTGTTAGTGTTTTTCTTGACTAGCTGTATATCATTTGTGGACATAGCTCCCTGCCACATATCAATGCCTATATCTACCATATCTTTTTCGAGTCCCATGCAGTAGGTGTCTGAGTGATGCTGTACAAGGACACCGCGGCTTTTTATATAGCTGTATAGACGGGCGTAATGAGGTTTAAGCACTTCACGAAATGTATCCGGTGAAAAAAACAGGTTGTCCTTTGAGCCCCAGTCATCATGGGAGTGGATAACATCCGGCTCAAGGTTGTCAATTAGCTGTTTTACTACCTCAAGCTTCCAGTCCGTATAGGCTTCAAAAAATTCGTACATGGATTCAGGCTCACCATACATGTTCATCAGCGCGTCTTCAAATACCATCAGGCAGTGAGTGCGTTCAAACAGCCCGCGGAAGGTAGGAACCATGACCATTGTAGTATCCCTGTCAATTCCATCGATTGTTCTTTTGGCATCACTCCAGTCCAGTTTTGGGATTTTTGGAAATTTGACATAATCTTTCCATTTTGTAATGTCTTTGATTACCTGGTTGTTTTTATTGACAATGGGAATGATTCCAGGGTCACCGGGCAGAAATCGAAGTGTACCACCCCAGTTATCAATAGCCGCTTCGCCTGAAAACTGGAGAATATCCCAGATAGAAATAGGATCTATTACACAGTGAAACATAATCTGAGGAAATGCATCAAACCCATAACCCATCCATTTCATGGGCTGCTCATTATTTAACACGGACAGAAATTGCTCTTTTTTATTCATATCTGAAAACCTCCTGAAAATATTTATGTTAATCAATATGATTGGAATATATTTGGGATAGCATTATGTGTCAAGAAAATTGTGGTGATAATAACTCTTAACTTATTAACCTTTCTGGAAAAATTGGTGATTTTAATTGTATCAAACTCTACCGGATATCCGTATTGGTGCAGGGTTTATTTATGTTTATTGATTACTAAAAAAGAATGCGGGGGCATTTTAAACCCCCGCTATATGATTGGATGGACAGAATAATCAGTGTTTTTTTATATCAGTATGTCCATGAACATTGTTTATCTACCTTAACCCAGTAACCAAATCCCGGCTCCATGACATTAAGATCGCTGAGCCCAGGATTCTGGGGGTCAAAAACCCTCCATTTTCCATCTTCATATGTCCACACGCTCTTTACATTCCTTGAGATGGTGGATATAGCATCAGATACATTCCTTGATACTGGTGAATTATATCCTACAAGGTTCCATCCGGGTGTCAGACTAACCGGGTCAGCAGCTACATCATAGGAGATGGTCAGCTCAGCATCCTGACTCATATTCATCCATACAGCCTTTCCAGGGGCAAGCTCATTGAGTGTACTGATGGTCTCTGGTTTTGATGGGTCATACACCTTCCATGATCCATTGTCGTATGACCATATACTGATAATATTATCCATTATTGATGAAAGGGTGCTGTGAACCGTTGTCGTTTGTGTGGATTTCCAGAGAGTGACAAGGTTCCACATGCTTCTTATAGTGCGGGTTGATCTGGTTACCTTTACAGTGCATTCACTTGAGGATTTCAAGCCGCCATTATCAGTTACTACGAGCTGAAATACCAGTGTCTCGCTTATCAGGTTTGTTTTTGCTGTAAAGGTCGGTTTTACTGTTGCCGGGTTTTTAAGTGTTACAGGCGTACCACTTAACTG
Protein-coding regions in this window:
- a CDS encoding uroporphyrinogen decarboxylase (URO-D) encodes the protein MNKKEQFLSVLNNEQPMKWMGYGFDAFPQIMFHCVIDPISIWDILQFSGEAAIDNWGGTLRFLPGDPGIIPIVNKNNQVIKDITKWKDYVKFPKIPKLDWSDAKRTIDGIDRDTTMVMVPTFRGLFERTHCLMVFEDALMNMYGEPESMYEFFEAYTDWKLEVVKQLIDNLEPDVIHSHDDWGSKDNLFFSPDTFREVLKPHYARLYSYIKSRGVLVQHHSDTYCMGLEKDMVDIGIDMWQGAMSTNDIQLVKKNTNNKMLIMGGIRQHVIDQADATEELIRSEVRWAIDKFAPGGSYLPCIPSLETINKHVTPIVIDECNRYGAEWLKKQG